TGGCACCGCATTATGAAAGTCAACCTCGATGCAGTTTTCTGGTCCTGCCGAGCCTTTGGCAAACGGATGCTGGAACGGCGACAGGGAGCGATCGTTACCGTCGGATCGATGTCCGGGTTCATTTCTAACAAGCCCCAGAAACAGGTGGACTACAACGCCTCCAAGGCTGCGCTGCATCACCTGACCCGTTCGCTGGCTGGGGAATGGGCTGACCGGAGTGTGCGGGTCAATGCGGTCGCCCCAACCTACGTGAACACGCCGATGTCCAACATCACGGCCAAGAATCCCCATTATTTTGAAGTTTGGATGGAAGGGACTCCGATGCGTCGAATGATTGAACCAGAGGAAGTTGCTGCCGCGATTCTCTTCCTTGCTTCCCCAGCTGCCTCAGCGATCACCGGAGCAATTCTCCCAGTAGATGCAGGTTACACCGTTTGGTAGTGCCAGCTTTGAGAGAAACCTTTTCATTTTTCTTAAGCTGATACAGTCATCGGGTTCATTTCAAGGAGGTGTCCAAGGGTGGACTTCAGGCACTGTCTTCGATGGCTTTCGAAGCAACGAAAGTGAATTTCAGCGAGGAATGACGTGGCACAGACGACAACTTTTAGGGATGGCAGGTGGAGCCGAAACATCTTTTACTAAAGCTCAACCAGTCCTCTCCCAACTTTGCAAGTGCGTGGAACACCTCGGGCCTGCGGGTTCAGGATCACAAATGAAGCTAGCGGTCAACTTGCCACTAGCTATTTACTGGAACACTCTTGCGGAAGCGATGTCCCTGTTGAAGGGCAGTGGAATTTCAGCTGAAACCGCAATCTCTCTGCTCACTGACAGCTCTGGTGGACCAAATGTGCTAAAGAATCGAGGACAAGTGGTGATCTACACATTAAATGGAACCGACCAGCCAGGCACCTTTGACCTTGCTGGGTTATTGAAAGATCTGGAATTGTCTTTGAAACAGGCAGAAGTAGTCGGATCTAAGTTGCCCATTGCCGAAGTGTCTGGGGAGAATTATCGGAAAGCAATTGCAGACGGGCTCTCCAATTTTGATGGATCAAGCCTGACCCGTCATTTATTAAGCGAGTAACTAAAGAGAAAAAGATTTCTGCATCTACATGGCTCGTGGGGTCAAATTTCTTTCAATTTTTTGGCCTCAAACTCAATACTGTTCGTTCACACGAAAACCGATGAAATCATTTTATCTGTTACGCAATTGAAAAATTAAAACTTCTAATGCCACTTCAGTGTCATTTGGTTCCAAAAATCCGATCTCCTGCATCCCCCAATCCCGGTAGAATATAGGCGTGATCGTTCAATTTTTCATCGACTGCAGCAGTATAAATTGGGACGTCAGGATGTTCACTGTGGAAATATTCAATACCCTCCGGTGCAGCTAGCAGAGAGACAAAGCGGATATTCGAAGCACCATTTTCCTTCAAACGAGAGACTGCTGCTGCTGAAGAATGACCAGTTGCCAACATCGGATCCAGGGCAATCACCAAGCGCTGATCAATCATCTCAGGCAATTTCAGATAATACTCCACAGCCGCTAAGGTCGCCGGATCACGATAAAGTCCAATATGTCCAACCCTAGCTGAGGGAATTAACTCCAGAAAACCGTCTAACAAGCCGATTCCTGCCCTTAGGATTGGCACTAAACAGAGCTTTTTTCCTTCCAGAAAAGGAGCCTGCATTTTCTGCAATGGAGTCTCAATTTCCTCGTATTCAAGCGGTAAATCTTGAGTAACTTCATAAGCTAAGAGTAGTCCCACCTCACGGGCCAAGACACGAAAACTTCGAGTTGAGGTTCCTTTTTTTCTCATCAGCGAAAGCTTGTGCTGCACCAGTGGGTGTTTAATTTCTTTAAGGACCTTATTCATGAAAACCTCGATCAGAAAATTTCAAAAGACAGTGCCATCACTCTCCACACGGAGAGGCGGTGATCCATCTGGGCGACGTTTATAAGCGAACTTGCGGCCAGTGCTCCAAGTACCTCCCTGTAAAATCTGAGGTAAGGGAAGTTCTTCTGATGTTAACCCCATCCTTTCTCTGAGTTGTTCTGCTAATCGATCCAACATAATGACA
The sequence above is drawn from the SAR324 cluster bacterium genome and encodes:
- the upp gene encoding uracil phosphoribosyltransferase; its protein translation is MNKVLKEIKHPLVQHKLSLMRKKGTSTRSFRVLAREVGLLLAYEVTQDLPLEYEEIETPLQKMQAPFLEGKKLCLVPILRAGIGLLDGFLELIPSARVGHIGLYRDPATLAAVEYYLKLPEMIDQRLVIALDPMLATGHSSAAAVSRLKENGASNIRFVSLLAAPEGIEYFHSEHPDVPIYTAAVDEKLNDHAYILPGLGDAGDRIFGTK
- a CDS encoding NAD-binding protein; this encodes MQVTPFGSASFERNLFIFLKLIQSSGSFQGGVQGWTSGTVFDGFRSNESEFQRGMTWHRRQLLGMAGGAETSFTKAQPVLSQLCKCVEHLGPAGSGSQMKLAVNLPLAIYWNTLAEAMSLLKGSGISAETAISLLTDSSGGPNVLKNRGQVVIYTLNGTDQPGTFDLAGLLKDLELSLKQAEVVGSKLPIAEVSGENYRKAIADGLSNFDGSSLTRHLLSE
- the fabG gene encoding 3-oxoacyl-ACP reductase FabG, which encodes MYKKLIDLSGKRALITGGGRGIGLCAADALAEAGASVVIVDLSEQLLEEGVVFLRSKGHKVEGLVLDVSDSVATERVAEEVETRSGPMDILIANAGISGPDTPAENLTDEAWHRIMKVNLDAVFWSCRAFGKRMLERRQGAIVTVGSMSGFISNKPQKQVDYNASKAALHHLTRSLAGEWADRSVRVNAVAPTYVNTPMSNITAKNPHYFEVWMEGTPMRRMIEPEEVAAAILFLASPAASAITGAILPVDAGYTVW